One segment of Corynebacterium caspium DSM 44850 DNA contains the following:
- the tuf gene encoding elongation factor Tu has protein sequence MAKAKFERNKPHVNIGTIGHVDHGKTTTTAAITKVLADKYPDENSAFAFDAIDKAPEEKERGITINISHVEYNTPKRHYAHVDAPGHADYIKNMITGAAQMDGAILVVAATDGPMPQTREHVLLARQVGVPYILVALNKCDMVDDEEIIELVEMEVRELLGEQDYDEDAPIIHISALKALEGDEKWVKSIIELMDACDESIPDPARDVDHPFLMPIEDIFTITGRGTVVTGRVERGRLNVNDEVEIIGIREKAQKTTVTGIEMFRKLLDYTEAGDNCGLLLRGIGRDDVERGQVIIKPGAYTPHNEFEGSVYVLSKDEGGRHTPFFDNYRPQFYFRTTDVTGVVHLPEGTEMVMPGDNVDIRVELIQPVAMDEGLRFAIREGSRTVGAGRVTKILK, from the coding sequence GTGGCAAAGGCGAAGTTCGAGCGTAATAAGCCCCACGTAAATATTGGTACCATTGGTCACGTTGACCACGGTAAGACCACCACCACCGCGGCTATCACCAAGGTACTTGCTGACAAGTACCCGGACGAGAACTCCGCTTTCGCTTTCGATGCCATCGATAAGGCACCGGAAGAAAAAGAACGTGGTATTACCATTAACATCTCCCACGTGGAGTACAACACCCCCAAGCGTCACTATGCTCACGTAGACGCCCCGGGCCACGCCGACTACATCAAGAACATGATTACCGGTGCTGCTCAGATGGACGGCGCTATCCTAGTTGTTGCCGCTACTGACGGCCCCATGCCGCAGACCCGCGAGCACGTTCTTCTTGCTCGTCAGGTTGGCGTTCCTTATATCCTTGTTGCTCTTAACAAGTGTGACATGGTTGACGATGAGGAAATCATCGAGCTCGTTGAAATGGAAGTTCGTGAACTTCTAGGCGAGCAGGATTATGACGAAGATGCTCCTATCATCCACATCTCCGCTCTCAAGGCTCTTGAAGGCGACGAGAAGTGGGTAAAGTCCATCATCGAATTGATGGATGCTTGCGATGAGTCCATCCCGGACCCAGCCCGCGACGTCGATCACCCATTCCTCATGCCCATCGAGGATATCTTCACCATCACCGGTCGTGGCACCGTTGTTACCGGTCGTGTAGAGCGCGGTCGCCTCAACGTTAACGATGAAGTTGAAATCATCGGTATCCGCGAGAAGGCTCAGAAGACCACCGTTACCGGTATCGAAATGTTCCGCAAGCTTCTCGATTACACCGAAGCTGGCGACAACTGCGGTCTACTTCTTCGCGGCATCGGCCGTGACGATGTTGAGCGTGGCCAGGTTATCATCAAGCCAGGCGCTTACACCCCTCACAACGAGTTCGAGGGCTCTGTATACGTATTGTCAAAGGACGAGGGCGGCCGCCACACCCCATTCTTCGACAACTACCGTCCGCAGTTCTACTTCCGCACCACTGACGTAACCGGCGTTGTGCACCTTCCTGAGGGCACCGAAATGGTTATGCCAGGCGACAACGTGGACATCCGCGTTGAGCTAATTCAGCCTGTTGCTATGGACGAGGGCCTACGCTTCGCTATCCGCGAAGGCTCCCGCACCGTTGGCGCTGGCCGCGTTACCAAGATCCTCAAGTAA
- the fusA gene encoding elongation factor G — protein sequence MAQDVLKDLKKVRNIGIMAHIDAGKTTTTERILFYTGINRKVGETHDGGATTDWMEQEKERGITITSAAVTCFWKNNQINIIDTPGHVDFTVEVERSLRVLDGAVAVFDGKEGVEPQSEQVWRQAAKYDVPRICFINKMDKLGADFYFTVDTIKNRLNARPLVMQLPIGAEDKFDGVIDLLEMKAYMWPGRVEVGAEPILADIPEDLLDKAKEYREMLVETVAESDDELMDRFFGGEELSIDELKAGIRKMVLNSEVFPVFCGTAYHNKGVQPILDAIVDYLPNPLDIGEVHGIKPGKAEEEITRTPSDDSPLAALAFKIAVHPFFGKLTYIRMYSGTMKPGDQVENATKQKRERVGKIFQMHANKENPIDVAHAGNIYAVIGLKDTTTGDTLCAQSDPIILESMDFPDPVIKVSVEPKTKSDQEKLGTAIQKLAEEDPTFTVENDEETGQTILGGMGELHLDVLVDRMRREFKVEANVGAPQVAYRETIRKAVSNVEYTHKKQTGGSGQFAKVIVSFEPYNPEPAELEEGQSATYAFENAVTGGRIPREYIPSVDAGIQDAMQYGYLAGFPLVNIKARLEDGAYHDVDSSEMAFKIAGSQVLKAGVAKARPVLLEPVMAVEITTPEEYMGEVIGDVNSRRGQVSAMEDRAGAKLVKAKVPLSMMFGYVGDLRSKTQGRANYSMIFDSYAEVPLNVAQEIIDERNGNA from the coding sequence GTGGCACAAGACGTGCTTAAGGATCTAAAAAAGGTCCGCAACATCGGCATCATGGCTCACATCGATGCCGGCAAAACCACCACTACCGAGCGTATTTTGTTCTACACCGGTATCAATCGCAAAGTGGGCGAAACCCACGATGGCGGCGCCACCACTGACTGGATGGAGCAGGAAAAAGAGCGCGGTATCACCATTACCTCCGCAGCTGTTACCTGTTTCTGGAAGAACAACCAGATCAACATCATTGATACGCCCGGCCACGTTGACTTCACCGTAGAGGTGGAGCGTTCTTTGCGTGTCCTAGACGGCGCAGTTGCTGTCTTCGACGGTAAAGAAGGCGTAGAACCACAGTCCGAACAGGTATGGCGTCAGGCTGCTAAGTACGATGTTCCGCGTATTTGCTTCATCAATAAGATGGACAAACTAGGCGCAGACTTCTACTTCACCGTAGATACCATCAAGAATCGCCTCAATGCCCGTCCGCTAGTTATGCAGCTACCCATTGGTGCTGAAGACAAGTTCGACGGCGTTATCGATTTGCTGGAGATGAAGGCCTATATGTGGCCTGGCCGTGTTGAAGTTGGCGCTGAGCCAATCCTCGCGGATATCCCTGAGGATCTCCTAGATAAGGCTAAGGAATACCGCGAAATGCTCGTGGAAACCGTAGCTGAATCCGACGATGAACTCATGGATCGCTTCTTCGGTGGCGAAGAACTAAGCATCGACGAACTCAAAGCTGGAATCCGCAAGATGGTCCTCAACTCTGAGGTCTTCCCAGTATTCTGTGGTACCGCATACCACAATAAGGGTGTACAGCCCATTCTCGACGCCATCGTCGATTACTTGCCTAACCCGCTAGATATTGGCGAAGTTCACGGCATCAAGCCGGGCAAGGCTGAGGAAGAAATCACCCGTACTCCTTCCGATGATTCCCCGTTGGCTGCTTTGGCCTTCAAGATCGCCGTTCACCCCTTCTTCGGTAAGCTCACCTACATTCGCATGTACTCCGGCACCATGAAGCCAGGCGACCAGGTAGAAAATGCCACCAAGCAAAAGCGTGAGCGCGTCGGCAAGATCTTCCAGATGCACGCCAATAAGGAAAACCCCATCGATGTTGCCCACGCTGGCAATATCTATGCAGTTATTGGCCTAAAGGACACCACTACTGGTGATACCCTCTGCGCCCAGTCTGATCCCATCATTCTTGAGTCCATGGACTTCCCAGATCCTGTTATCAAGGTATCTGTTGAACCCAAGACTAAGTCTGACCAGGAAAAACTTGGCACCGCCATCCAGAAGCTAGCTGAAGAAGACCCCACCTTCACCGTGGAAAACGATGAAGAAACCGGCCAGACCATTCTGGGCGGCATGGGTGAGCTACACCTAGACGTGCTAGTTGACCGCATGCGTCGCGAATTCAAGGTTGAAGCTAACGTAGGTGCACCGCAGGTTGCTTACCGTGAAACCATCCGTAAGGCTGTTTCTAATGTGGAGTACACCCACAAGAAGCAGACCGGTGGTTCTGGTCAGTTCGCTAAGGTCATCGTATCCTTCGAGCCTTATAACCCTGAGCCTGCTGAGCTCGAAGAAGGCCAGAGTGCTACTTATGCCTTCGAAAATGCTGTTACCGGTGGACGTATTCCGCGCGAATATATTCCTTCCGTTGATGCCGGCATCCAGGATGCTATGCAGTACGGCTACTTGGCTGGCTTCCCGCTAGTTAATATCAAGGCCCGCCTAGAAGATGGCGCTTACCACGATGTTGACTCCTCGGAAATGGCCTTCAAGATTGCTGGTTCCCAGGTACTTAAGGCTGGCGTCGCTAAGGCTCGCCCAGTTCTGCTAGAGCCAGTTATGGCAGTGGAAATCACCACGCCGGAAGAGTACATGGGCGAAGTTATCGGTGACGTTAACTCTCGTCGTGGACAGGTTTCCGCCATGGAAGACCGCGCCGGCGCCAAGCTAGTTAAAGCCAAGGTTCCGCTATCTATGATGTTTGGTTATGTTGGCGATCTCCGTTCCAAGACCCAGGGTCGTGCGAACTACTCCATGATCTTCGATTCCTATGCTGAAGTTCCTTTGAACGTAGCCCAGGAAATCATCGACGAACGCAACGGCAACGCCTAA
- the rpsG gene encoding 30S ribosomal protein S7, with product MRKSSAPKRKVIKDPVYDSEVVTQLVNKILLDGKKSTAQRIVYGALEICREKTGTEPVGTLEKALGNIRPALEVRSRRVGGATYQVPVDVRPDRANTLALRWLVTFTRKRRENSMIERLANEIMDASNGLGASVKRREDVHKMAEANRAFAHYRW from the coding sequence ATGCGTAAGTCTAGTGCTCCTAAGCGCAAGGTAATCAAGGATCCAGTATACGATTCTGAGGTTGTTACCCAGCTAGTAAATAAGATTTTGTTGGACGGCAAGAAGTCCACCGCGCAGCGTATTGTTTATGGCGCGTTGGAGATCTGCCGCGAAAAGACCGGCACTGAGCCGGTTGGTACCCTAGAAAAGGCTCTGGGCAATATTCGTCCGGCCCTAGAGGTACGTTCCCGTCGTGTTGGTGGCGCCACCTACCAGGTCCCGGTTGATGTGCGTCCTGACCGCGCCAACACCCTGGCGCTACGCTGGCTGGTTACCTTCACTCGTAAGCGTCGTGAAAACTCCATGATTGAGCGTCTAGCTAATGAGATCATGGATGCGTCTAATGGTCTTGGTGCCTCTGTGAAGCGTCGTGAAGATGTTCACAAGATGGCCGAAGCCAACCGCGCCTTCGCTCACTACCGCTGGTAA
- the rpsL gene encoding 30S ribosomal protein S12, which translates to MPTIQQLVRKGRHDKTRKVATAALKGSPQRRGVCTRVYTTTPKKPNSALRKVARVRLTSGIEVSAYIPGEGHNLQEHSMVLVRGGRVKDLPGVRYKIVRGALDTQGVKDRKQARSRYGAKKEK; encoded by the coding sequence ATGCCAACTATTCAGCAGCTGGTCCGTAAGGGCCGCCACGATAAAACCCGCAAGGTTGCAACTGCAGCGTTGAAGGGTTCCCCGCAGCGCCGTGGCGTGTGCACCCGTGTGTACACCACCACTCCTAAGAAGCCTAACTCCGCCCTTCGTAAGGTTGCTCGTGTGCGCCTTACTTCCGGTATTGAAGTTTCCGCCTATATCCCCGGCGAAGGCCACAACCTGCAGGAGCACTCCATGGTGCTAGTTCGCGGTGGTCGTGTTAAGGACCTTCCTGGTGTTCGTTACAAGATTGTTCGTGGCGCACTGGATACCCAGGGTGTTAAGGACCGTAAACAGGCTCGTTCGCGTTACGGCGCTAAGAAGGAGAAGTAA
- a CDS encoding PTS sugar transporter subunit IIA, producing the protein MSKILSLLNSSAISLDAAASDWQEAVRTSGALLEQTGAIDAAYTESMITNVVENGPYIVISPGFAFAHARPSAAVHRTAMSWVRLKEPVEFGNPKNDPVTLVVALAATDNSTHLAAMKDLAKLVGKKAVRARLDAAKTPAELLEIIAEVGAGGAGAAAAAAATPTPATAMETLQQSTAPASKAKILTVCGNGLGTSLFLKNTLEEVLEVWGWNPYLNVEATDTISARGKAKEADAILTSGEIAKTLGDVGVPVYVIEDFTNTQLLDATMREIYDV; encoded by the coding sequence ATGTCAAAAATACTATCGCTGCTAAATAGTTCAGCAATAAGCCTCGATGCAGCAGCATCGGACTGGCAAGAAGCTGTACGGACCAGTGGCGCTCTTCTGGAGCAAACTGGCGCCATCGATGCAGCTTATACCGAATCAATGATCACTAATGTGGTGGAAAATGGGCCTTATATTGTAATCTCGCCTGGTTTTGCCTTCGCCCATGCGCGTCCCAGTGCGGCGGTGCATCGCACGGCTATGTCTTGGGTGCGGCTTAAAGAACCAGTGGAATTTGGAAATCCCAAAAATGACCCCGTGACCTTGGTTGTCGCCTTGGCCGCTACAGATAATTCCACCCACCTGGCTGCCATGAAGGATTTGGCCAAATTAGTAGGAAAGAAAGCGGTGCGCGCTCGTCTGGACGCCGCCAAAACTCCTGCTGAATTACTCGAAATCATCGCCGAAGTTGGTGCTGGTGGTGCCGGTGCGGCTGCTGCTGCGGCGGCAACTCCCACCCCGGCGACTGCCATGGAAACCTTACAACAGTCCACTGCCCCGGCATCGAAAGCCAAGATCCTCACCGTTTGTGGCAATGGACTGGGCACTTCGTTGTTTTTAAAGAATACTTTAGAAGAGGTTTTGGAGGTCTGGGGGTGGAATCCGTACCTCAATGTGGAGGCTACGGACACGATTTCTGCTCGCGGTAAAGCCAAAGAAGCCGATGCGATTTTGACCTCCGGGGAGATCGCGAAAACGCTTGGCGATGTAGGCGTTCCGGTTTATGTAATCGAAGACTTCACCAACACCCAGCTCCTCGACGCCACCATGCGCGAGATCTACGACGTCTAA
- a CDS encoding PTS ascorbate transporter subunit IIC: MNFILSIAQFLVNEVLAVPAFLIGLITAVGLIALRRTTGQIVGGAIKTTLGFLLIGAGASLVSASLEPLGVIIQGATGAHGVVPTNEAIAGIAQEHYGAQVAWLMILGFIVSLVLARVTPLRYVFLTGHHVLFMATMITIIMVTSGYNGWVVVILGAILLGILMVSLPAIAHPWTRRITGDDSLAMGHFGTAGYVAAGAVGKLVGGKGKRMSASTEELKLPEGLRFLRDSMVATALSMALMYVVLALLFVQRAGQEEAFTAFPNGASSLGNYIMQSITQGLQFGVAVAVILFGVRTILGELVPAFQGIAAKVVPGAIPALDCPIVFPFAQNAVLVGFISSFVGGLLGLAMLSVWLHPAFGVALILPGLVPHFFTGGAAGVYGNATGGRRGAIFGGLANGLIITLLPAFLIMVLGEFSAENTTFGDADFGWFGLLTGYASRIGGTGGLVVLALIGLAILGVALLVQKRLVDTPWDPTPHRPAPQGAGGATSSGASGTSGAAETTASGQRKYPKVAPPVGAPTPPPAAVAAKTEA, encoded by the coding sequence ATGAACTTTATACTCAGTATCGCGCAATTTTTGGTAAATGAAGTGCTGGCAGTCCCAGCCTTCCTAATTGGCCTCATCACCGCAGTAGGCCTAATCGCTTTGCGACGCACCACCGGCCAAATCGTCGGCGGCGCCATCAAAACCACCCTGGGCTTCCTACTCATTGGCGCCGGCGCCTCCCTAGTTAGTGCCTCCCTAGAACCTTTGGGCGTCATCATTCAAGGGGCCACTGGAGCACATGGTGTGGTTCCAACTAATGAAGCAATTGCTGGCATCGCCCAAGAACACTATGGCGCACAAGTAGCGTGGCTTATGATTCTAGGCTTTATCGTCAGCCTGGTTCTGGCCCGCGTCACCCCCTTGCGCTACGTATTCCTTACCGGCCACCACGTCCTTTTCATGGCCACCATGATCACCATAATTATGGTTACTTCCGGCTATAACGGCTGGGTAGTGGTGATTTTGGGCGCTATTTTGCTCGGCATTCTAATGGTTTCACTTCCAGCAATCGCACATCCGTGGACCCGACGAATCACCGGCGATGATTCCCTGGCCATGGGACACTTTGGCACTGCAGGCTATGTTGCAGCAGGTGCCGTCGGCAAGCTAGTTGGCGGTAAAGGCAAGCGTATGAGTGCTTCCACCGAAGAACTCAAATTGCCAGAAGGATTGCGCTTCCTTCGCGACTCCATGGTGGCCACCGCCCTTTCCATGGCACTTATGTATGTAGTACTAGCCTTGCTATTTGTACAACGTGCCGGTCAAGAAGAAGCTTTCACCGCTTTCCCCAATGGTGCGAGCAGCCTGGGCAACTACATCATGCAGTCAATCACCCAAGGTTTACAGTTCGGTGTGGCCGTTGCGGTAATCCTCTTCGGGGTGCGCACCATCTTGGGCGAACTCGTCCCCGCTTTCCAAGGAATCGCCGCCAAGGTAGTACCCGGTGCAATTCCAGCCCTGGACTGCCCTATCGTTTTCCCCTTCGCCCAAAACGCAGTGCTAGTTGGCTTTATTAGCTCCTTTGTAGGTGGCCTACTTGGCTTGGCGATGCTTTCCGTATGGCTACACCCAGCATTTGGAGTAGCCCTAATTTTGCCCGGCCTCGTCCCCCACTTCTTCACTGGCGGTGCTGCTGGAGTTTATGGCAATGCCACTGGCGGGCGACGCGGCGCTATTTTCGGCGGCCTGGCCAACGGCTTAATCATCACTTTGCTCCCCGCCTTCCTCATTATGGTGCTAGGGGAATTCAGTGCTGAAAACACCACCTTTGGCGATGCCGACTTTGGCTGGTTTGGCCTGCTCACCGGCTATGCTTCCCGTATTGGTGGCACCGGTGGACTAGTAGTCCTAGCTTTGATTGGACTGGCCATCTTAGGAGTCGCTTTGCTAGTACAAAAGCGCTTGGTAGATACCCCTTGGGATCCCACTCCACACCGTCCAGCTCCACAAGGAGCCGGTGGTGCTACGAGTAGCGGTGCTAGTGGTACTAGTGGTGCTGCTGAGACCACTGCTTCAGGACAGCGCAAATACCCCAAAGTTGCACCTCCGGTAGGTGCTCCTACCCCGCCGCCAGCAGCTGTTGCGGCAAAAACTGAGGCTTAA
- a CDS encoding DNA-directed RNA polymerase subunit beta', with translation MFDVNLFDELRIGLATAEDIRRWSKGEVKKPETINYRTLKPEKDGLFDERIFGPTRDWECACGKYKRVRYKGIICERCGVEVTKSKVRRERMGHIELAAPVTHIWYFKGVPSRLGYLLDLAPKDLERIIYFAANIITSVDEEARHDDQSTLEAEMLLEKREVQQDAEVEIAERAAKLEEDLAELEAAGAKADARRKVQNAAEKEMQHIRERAEREVSRLDEIWQTFLKLTPKQMIIDETIYDELVDRYEDYFTGGMGAEAIQTLIRNFDLDAEAEILRDIINNGKGQRKARALKRLKVVAAFQRSGNDPAGMVLDAIPVIPPELRPMVQLDGGRFATSDLNDLYRRVINRNNRLKRMIELSAPEIIVNNEKRMLQESVDALFDNGRRGRPVSGPGNRPLKSLSDLLKGKAGRFRQNLLGKRVDYSGRSVIIVGPQLKLHECGLPKLMALELFKPFVMKRLVDHDYAQNIRSAKRMVERQRPEVWDVLEEAIDEHPVMLNRAPTLHRLGIQAFEPKLVEGKAIQLHPLVCEAFNADFDGDQMAVHLPLSAEAQAEARILMLASNNILSPASGKPLAMPRLDMVTGLYFLTMDKGPDEIGGAGRYTPATDEHPATGVYTSMAEAIMAYDRGVLGLQAPIKVRIGHLRPPADIEAEQFPDGWERGQEWLASTTLGRIIFNELLPWDFPYLEGVMVRKGGGTDTIMLGDVTNELAAKYPMITVAQTMDKMKDAGFYWSTRSGVTISMSDVLVLPNKNEILERYEEDARQIERKYWAQGALTERERYDRLVELWRDATEEVGEAVEKLYPDDNPIPMIVKSGAAGNMRQIWTLAGMKGMVVNSKGDYITRPIKTSFREGLTVMEYFNNSHGSRKGLADTALRTADSGYLTRRLVDVAQDVIVREEDCNTRQGVRVPVAIPVLGADGNIASYRAHDLIETSVLGRVLAADIKDSEGNVVLEAGADLTDVAIDKLVAAGIAQIKVRSVMTCQTPTGVCAKCYGKSMASGHQVDIGEAVGIVAAQSIGEPGTQLTMRTFHQGGVGGDITGGLPRVQELFEARVPKNRAPIASVAGTIRLEDEGNFYTLTITPDDGSDEVVYEKLSKRQGLAHVRRPMESNPAAMIERALRDGDHVDVGERLLRGPADPHDVLEILGRRGVEQHLIDEVQAVYRTQGVAIHDKHIEIIIRQMLRRGTVISAGSTEMLPGTLVDLSEAKAANAEALAAGGEPAELRSEIMGITKASLATESWLSAASFQETTRVLTDAAINKRSDKLIGLKENVIIGKLIPAGTGISRYRNIAVNPTEAARNAAYSIPTYGDSIYGDDVFGEFTGASVPLDELGSF, from the coding sequence GTTTGACGTAAACCTCTTCGACGAACTTCGCATTGGCTTAGCCACTGCTGAAGATATCCGCCGCTGGTCCAAAGGCGAAGTCAAAAAGCCGGAGACCATTAATTACCGTACCCTCAAGCCAGAGAAGGACGGCCTCTTCGACGAGCGTATTTTCGGCCCTACCCGCGACTGGGAGTGCGCCTGCGGTAAATACAAGCGTGTCCGCTATAAGGGCATTATTTGTGAACGCTGCGGGGTAGAAGTAACCAAGTCAAAGGTGCGTCGTGAACGCATGGGTCATATTGAGCTCGCCGCTCCAGTCACCCATATTTGGTATTTCAAAGGTGTGCCTTCCCGCTTAGGTTATTTGCTTGACCTAGCACCCAAAGACCTTGAGCGCATTATTTATTTCGCCGCCAACATCATTACCAGCGTGGATGAGGAAGCTCGCCACGATGATCAATCCACCCTTGAGGCGGAGATGCTGCTGGAAAAACGCGAAGTACAGCAAGACGCTGAAGTAGAAATCGCTGAACGCGCCGCCAAGCTTGAAGAAGACCTAGCTGAGCTCGAAGCAGCTGGGGCCAAGGCCGACGCCCGTCGCAAGGTACAAAATGCTGCTGAGAAAGAAATGCAGCACATCCGCGAACGTGCCGAGCGCGAAGTATCTCGTCTTGATGAGATCTGGCAGACCTTCCTCAAGCTCACCCCGAAACAAATGATCATCGATGAGACCATCTACGATGAACTAGTTGACCGCTATGAAGATTATTTCACCGGCGGTATGGGTGCAGAAGCAATTCAGACTCTTATCCGTAATTTTGACCTCGACGCCGAGGCTGAAATCCTGCGCGATATCATCAATAACGGCAAGGGCCAGCGTAAAGCCCGTGCTTTGAAGCGCCTCAAAGTTGTAGCTGCCTTCCAACGCTCTGGTAACGATCCTGCTGGAATGGTGCTTGACGCTATTCCGGTAATTCCGCCAGAATTGCGCCCGATGGTACAGCTTGACGGTGGCCGTTTCGCTACCTCAGACCTCAACGATCTATATCGTCGAGTGATCAACCGTAATAACCGTTTGAAGCGCATGATTGAGCTTTCTGCGCCAGAAATCATCGTTAATAACGAAAAGCGGATGCTACAGGAATCTGTAGACGCCCTCTTTGATAACGGTCGTCGCGGCCGTCCGGTCTCTGGTCCGGGCAACCGTCCGCTGAAGTCTCTATCTGACTTGCTCAAGGGTAAAGCTGGCCGTTTCCGGCAGAACCTTTTGGGTAAGCGCGTGGATTATTCCGGTCGTTCGGTAATTATCGTTGGTCCACAGCTCAAGCTCCACGAATGTGGTTTGCCCAAGCTAATGGCCTTGGAACTATTCAAGCCTTTCGTAATGAAACGCCTGGTAGATCATGATTATGCGCAAAATATTCGCTCTGCGAAGCGCATGGTGGAACGCCAGCGTCCCGAGGTTTGGGACGTGCTTGAAGAGGCCATCGATGAGCATCCCGTGATGCTAAACCGTGCTCCTACGCTGCACCGTTTGGGTATCCAGGCTTTCGAGCCAAAGCTTGTCGAAGGTAAAGCCATCCAGCTGCACCCCCTAGTCTGCGAAGCTTTTAACGCTGACTTCGACGGTGACCAGATGGCTGTGCACTTGCCGCTTTCTGCAGAAGCACAGGCAGAAGCCCGCATCTTGATGCTGGCCTCCAATAATATTTTGTCCCCGGCCTCCGGTAAGCCTTTGGCGATGCCGCGTCTGGACATGGTTACTGGCCTGTACTTCCTGACCATGGATAAGGGCCCCGATGAAATCGGTGGTGCTGGGCGTTATACCCCAGCTACAGATGAACACCCTGCAACTGGTGTTTATACCTCCATGGCTGAGGCCATTATGGCTTATGACCGCGGTGTTTTGGGCTTGCAAGCTCCAATCAAGGTACGCATTGGTCACTTGCGTCCCCCGGCAGATATTGAAGCTGAGCAATTCCCAGATGGTTGGGAGCGCGGCCAGGAATGGCTAGCTAGCACCACCCTGGGCCGCATTATCTTCAATGAATTGCTGCCTTGGGACTTCCCTTATCTTGAAGGGGTCATGGTCCGTAAGGGCGGTGGCACTGACACCATCATGCTGGGTGATGTCACCAATGAATTAGCTGCCAAGTATCCGATGATCACCGTGGCACAAACCATGGACAAGATGAAGGATGCCGGTTTCTACTGGTCAACTCGCTCTGGTGTAACCATTTCCATGTCGGATGTTTTGGTGCTTCCGAATAAGAATGAAATTCTGGAACGCTACGAAGAAGATGCCCGCCAAATTGAGCGCAAATATTGGGCTCAAGGTGCATTAACTGAGCGCGAACGCTATGACCGCCTAGTAGAACTATGGCGTGACGCCACTGAAGAAGTGGGTGAAGCCGTCGAGAAACTTTATCCCGATGACAACCCAATTCCGATGATCGTTAAGTCCGGTGCTGCCGGTAACATGCGTCAGATCTGGACCTTGGCCGGTATGAAGGGCATGGTTGTGAACTCTAAGGGTGACTACATCACCCGCCCGATTAAGACCTCCTTCCGTGAAGGTCTAACGGTTATGGAGTACTTCAACAACTCCCACGGTTCCCGTAAGGGCCTTGCCGATACCGCGCTGCGTACTGCAGACTCCGGTTACTTGACGCGTCGTCTAGTAGATGTCGCGCAAGATGTTATCGTGCGTGAAGAAGACTGTAATACCCGCCAGGGCGTGCGCGTCCCGGTTGCTATTCCAGTTCTTGGCGCCGATGGCAATATCGCCAGCTACCGTGCACATGATCTCATCGAAACCTCAGTACTTGGCCGCGTTCTTGCAGCTGATATCAAGGATTCTGAGGGCAATGTGGTGCTCGAAGCCGGCGCTGACTTGACCGATGTAGCTATCGATAAGCTCGTAGCTGCTGGTATTGCTCAAATCAAGGTTCGTTCCGTAATGACCTGCCAGACGCCTACCGGCGTGTGTGCCAAGTGCTATGGCAAGTCCATGGCTTCTGGCCACCAGGTTGATATCGGCGAAGCTGTTGGTATTGTGGCTGCTCAATCTATTGGTGAGCCCGGTACGCAGCTAACAATGCGTACCTTCCACCAGGGTGGTGTTGGTGGCGACATCACCGGCGGTCTACCCCGTGTACAGGAACTATTCGAAGCTCGCGTTCCTAAGAACCGTGCCCCGATTGCCTCTGTTGCCGGTACCATCCGTCTAGAAGATGAAGGCAACTTCTATACCTTGACCATCACCCCTGATGATGGTTCAGATGAAGTCGTCTATGAGAAACTATCTAAGCGCCAAGGTCTAGCCCATGTGCGCCGTCCGATGGAATCCAACCCAGCTGCCATGATTGAACGCGCTCTGCGCGATGGCGATCACGTAGATGTGGGCGAACGCCTGCTGCGTGGTCCGGCTGATCCTCACGATGTGCTCGAAATTTTGGGCCGTCGTGGTGTAGAACAGCACCTCATTGACGAAGTGCAAGCCGTGTACCGCACCCAGGGTGTGGCTATCCACGATAAGCATATTGAGATCATTATTCGTCAGATGTTGCGTCGCGGAACCGTTATCTCTGCTGGTTCCACCGAAATGCTCCCGGGCACCTTGGTGGATCTCTCCGAAGCCAAGGCAGCTAATGCTGAGGCCCTGGCAGCCGGCGGCGAACCTGCCGAACTGCGCAGCGAGATCATGGGTATTACCAAGGCCTCCTTGGCAACCGAATCTTGGTTGTCAGCAGCCTCCTTCCAGGAGACCACTCGAGTACTTACCGATGCCGCTATTAATAAGCGCTCCGATAAGCTCATTGGCCTCAAGGAAAACGTGATCATCGGTAAGCTAATCCCAGCTGGTACCGGCATTTCCCGTTACCGCAATATTGCTGTGAACCCGACTGAGGCAGCCCGCAATGCGGCTTACTCAATCCCCACTTACGGCGATTCCATCTATGGTGATGATGTTTTCGGTGAATTCACCGGAGCCTCTGTCCCCCTAGATGAGCTCGGTTCCTTCTAG